One genomic window of Vicugna pacos chromosome 18, VicPac4, whole genome shotgun sequence includes the following:
- the OR2C1 gene encoding olfactory receptor 2C1: MDQLEMIFFVIILFSYLLTLVGNSTIILLSSLDVQLHTPMYFFLSNLSSLDLAFTTSSVPQMLINLWGSDKTISYGGCVTQLYVFLWLGATECILLVVMAFDRYVAVCRPLHYATIVNPRLCWLLAAIAWLGGLGNSVILSTFTLQLPLCGHRRVDNFLCEVPAMIKLACGDTSLNEAVLNGVCTFFMAIPLSIILISYCYIAQAVLKIRSAEGRKKAFNTCLSHLVVVLLFYGSAVYGYLLPAKSSNQDQGKFISLFYSVVTPTVNPLIYTLRNKEVKGALRRLLGRGREIS; this comes from the coding sequence ATGGATCAGCTGGAGATGATCTTTTTTGTCATCATCCTCTTCTCCTACTTGCTGACCCTAGTTGGGAACTCAACCATCATCCTGCTTTCCAGCCTGGATGTCCAGCTCCACACACCgatgtacttcttcctcagcaACCTCTCCTCCCTGGACCTTGCCTTTACTACTAGCTCCGTCCCCCAGATGCTAATCAACTTATGGGGATCAGACAAGACCATCAGCTATGGTGGCTGTGTGACCCAactctatgttttcctctggctAGGGGCTACTGAGTGCATCCTGCTGGTGGTGATGGCGTTTGACCGCTACGTCGCAGTGTGCCGGCCCCTGCACTATGCCACCATTGTGAACCCTCGGCtctgctggctgctggctgccATTGCCTGGCTCGGGGGCTTGGGCAACTCTGTGATCCTGTCAACATTCACCCTGCAGCTCCCTCTGTGTGGGCACCGGCGTGTGGACAACTTCCTGTGCGAGGTGCCTGCTATGATCAAACTGGCCTGTGGAGACACAAGTCTCAATGAAGCCGTGCTCAACGGTGTCTGCACCTTCTTCATGGCCATCCCACTAAGCATCATCCTGATCTCCTACTGCTACATAGCTCAGGCAGTGCTGAAGATCCGCTCGGCCGAGGGACGGAAAAAGGCCTTTAACACGTGCCTCTCCCATCTGGTGGTGGTGCTGCTCTTCTATGGCTCAGCCGTCTATGGGTATCTGCTTCCAGCTAAGTCCAGCAACCAGGACCAGGGGAAATTCATTTCCCTCTTCTACTCCGTGGTCACACCCACGGTGAACCCTCTCATCTACacgctgaggaacaaggaggtgaAGGGGGCACTGAGGAGGctgctggggaggggaagggaaatcAGCTGA